In Leptospiraceae bacterium, one DNA window encodes the following:
- a CDS encoding class I SAM-dependent methyltransferase encodes MPLDIQSKKITNCPLDENCNWEFLYNSTFHNYNLPIYKCKNCGLQTIHPKPKSLKAIYDENYYSGSSNYSYKDERKTEKFDSFVWDARLKNIQKFVKSGNFLDVGSSFGGFLERAKKFGFTPYGIEISPYSAKYCQDRNIETFQGEFLDSKFPNHFFDVITLIEVIEHLDKPKEVFQKLFDLLKKDGLLVIQTANFEGWQAISAGASYHYYLPGHLFYYSESNLKKILTKNGFSKFYSFFGVDFPLLAKLQKSRGSFSKLTDYLTWFRISFYHFKSKIRLNNKSLTSSLVLYAVK; translated from the coding sequence TTGCCATTGGATATTCAAAGCAAGAAAATAACAAACTGCCCTCTCGATGAAAATTGCAATTGGGAGTTTCTTTACAATTCTACTTTCCATAATTACAATCTACCTATTTATAAATGCAAAAACTGCGGGCTCCAAACAATCCACCCTAAGCCCAAATCGCTTAAAGCAATTTACGACGAGAACTATTACTCAGGGAGTTCAAATTATTCCTATAAAGACGAAAGGAAAACAGAAAAGTTTGATTCTTTCGTTTGGGATGCACGTCTGAAAAATATTCAGAAATTCGTAAAATCCGGAAATTTCTTAGACGTAGGCTCTTCCTTTGGAGGATTTTTGGAAAGAGCAAAAAAGTTCGGGTTTACGCCTTACGGAATTGAAATTTCCCCTTACTCTGCAAAATATTGCCAAGATAGAAATATAGAAACCTTTCAAGGTGAGTTTTTGGACTCTAAGTTTCCGAATCATTTTTTTGATGTAATTACTTTGATTGAGGTAATAGAGCATTTAGACAAGCCAAAAGAAGTGTTTCAAAAATTGTTTGATCTATTAAAGAAAGACGGACTACTTGTGATACAAACCGCTAATTTTGAAGGGTGGCAAGCCATTTCAGCAGGGGCATCTTACCACTACTATTTACCCGGACATCTGTTTTATTATTCTGAATCTAATTTAAAAAAAATTTTGACGAAAAATGGTTTTTCTAAATTCTATTCTTTCTTTGGAGTGGATTTTCCGTTATTAGCAAAACTACAAAAATCAAGAGGGAGTTTTTCTAAACTTACCGACTATTTGACGTGGTTTCGTATTTCATTTTACCATTTTAAAAGTAAAATCAGATTGAATAACAAAAGTCTCACTTCCAGCCTTGTCCTATACGCAGTGAAATAA
- a CDS encoding 50S ribosomal protein L11 methyltransferase produces the protein MKYRECKIQIPKKIYDEFEEFVLQLPIEGYYEILFDPENPKSHKEGIISDNTRLSVYLKEDDLHTELKIFVFLKIHSLDDFFLESKIIETKDYEESYKEFYTPFEIGRYFIIPTWEKSKNANTPSSSIPLFLNPGMAFGTGHHETTKLMLNRMSSLNFTEKSILDIGTGSGILSIGAALLGAKFVTALDIDPNSIRAAEYNWNENAIPPNVRFELYEGGFDHKMAQEKKYDFLLTNITYSVISNNIDFISSIQTDHFLFSGVITEKRDLAIELFSKNLGGKLLYEDKLNDWVIIEWSK, from the coding sequence ATGAAGTACAGAGAATGCAAGATACAAATTCCTAAAAAAATTTATGACGAATTTGAAGAATTTGTTTTACAACTTCCTATAGAAGGGTATTACGAGATTCTTTTTGATCCGGAAAATCCAAAATCTCATAAAGAAGGAATTATATCAGACAACACCAGACTGAGCGTCTATTTAAAAGAGGATGATCTACATACCGAATTAAAAATTTTCGTATTCTTAAAAATACACTCTTTGGATGATTTTTTTCTTGAATCAAAGATCATTGAAACCAAAGATTACGAGGAATCTTACAAAGAATTCTATACTCCTTTTGAAATCGGTAGATATTTCATAATCCCAACTTGGGAAAAGTCAAAAAACGCAAATACTCCAAGCTCTTCGATTCCTCTTTTTCTAAACCCTGGAATGGCGTTTGGAACAGGACACCACGAAACAACAAAGTTGATGTTAAATAGGATGAGCTCTTTAAACTTCACAGAAAAATCTATTCTCGATATTGGTACAGGATCAGGAATCCTATCTATCGGGGCAGCACTCCTCGGTGCAAAATTTGTCACAGCATTGGATATTGATCCCAATTCGATACGAGCTGCCGAATACAATTGGAATGAAAACGCAATTCCGCCTAACGTACGATTTGAATTGTATGAAGGTGGATTCGATCACAAAATGGCTCAAGAAAAAAAGTATGATTTTCTTTTAACCAATATAACATATTCAGTTATATCAAATAATATTGATTTCATTTCTTCGATACAGACAGATCATTTTCTTTTTAGTGGGGTAATTACAGAAAAAAGGGACTTAGCAATTGAGCTATTTTCCAAGAATTTGGGCGGCAAATTATTGTATGAAGATAAATTGAATGATTGGGTGATAATAGAATGGTCAAAATAA
- a CDS encoding YihY/virulence factor BrkB family protein has protein sequence MQTKKNEFLIKLFDLNRENKFLRSVIVALRVISVSIFRFLKDDCLTKASGIAYTAIVSLVPMLTVALALITITSGFNEKKDVLFDEINSFLLKNNILIDINPYLETLNSIISAATQIGAIGFVVLIFSATAVLRTFETSFNQIWRIQSDRSFFNKLIFYFFILTIGPLLFMTIGGISEKVSGIIRSPHYFSIARSSDNYLWISGEKGTILKVNENGKRLAILKDLKIDFENMKCLNSFGEDIGVCNKPKIQSENFVKIRNKGKTLFAISENGVLLDSTNLGAEWNVTYFNGTKFKDFSIVTEDQLFLVMENGELLRYNRNGISYKPVFTGVLKMSANKITFFNETIGFILDTNGTLWKTKDGGDSFVPQKISTNSINDIEALNPMTLFVVGDRGTILKSEDGGNNWLNISHKRNSYKKLWILSDSNGPVILVLNDIGEILQSFDSGVKWVSYQDISKAKPTAMITINPKVVFTSFKEEKQKEAPNSEVSTKTVSGDILSVGEFRKISIGDIQDKTIVWENIQGGGSVFSLYSIFGFIVPLFGVWIFFLSLFLLIPNDRVPFLSAAIGACVTGVIFLMFSIFFKFYVTSFSETTMIIYRALAVIPISLLGVYSLSLIVLFGAEITATLHHKERYLLPEHPFVEIDESLQNGFYKGVSFLQEIYRSQRDKGTLLSNRELQKKLNFGITDYENLERKLQESNLITVSTQGEVCPVKRSEDLSLYSVYEILVGESFHCPLNEENLENTKKLTAHFQLLGNTVKSQFSSIHFSDLI, from the coding sequence ATGCAAACCAAAAAAAATGAATTTCTAATTAAGCTATTTGATCTAAATCGAGAGAATAAATTTTTGCGATCTGTAATAGTTGCACTTAGAGTAATCTCTGTATCTATCTTCCGATTTCTAAAAGATGATTGCCTAACCAAAGCCTCAGGAATTGCATACACTGCTATCGTATCCCTAGTCCCCATGCTAACAGTCGCATTGGCACTAATCACGATTACATCAGGGTTCAACGAGAAAAAAGATGTTCTATTTGATGAGATCAATTCCTTCTTATTAAAAAATAATATTTTAATAGATATAAACCCATACCTTGAAACCCTAAACAGTATAATCAGTGCCGCTACACAAATCGGAGCGATTGGTTTTGTAGTTTTAATATTTTCGGCAACTGCAGTTCTTAGAACTTTTGAAACTTCCTTCAACCAAATCTGGAGGATTCAATCCGATCGATCCTTTTTTAATAAGTTGATCTTTTACTTTTTCATTCTCACTATCGGACCTCTTCTTTTTATGACGATAGGCGGAATCAGTGAAAAAGTTTCAGGAATCATTCGCTCACCTCATTATTTTTCCATTGCAAGGTCATCAGACAATTATTTATGGATATCAGGTGAAAAAGGAACAATCCTTAAAGTGAACGAAAACGGAAAAAGGCTCGCTATCTTAAAAGACTTAAAAATTGATTTTGAAAATATGAAATGCTTAAATTCGTTTGGAGAAGATATAGGGGTATGCAATAAACCAAAAATTCAAAGTGAAAATTTTGTAAAAATCAGAAACAAAGGTAAGACTCTTTTTGCAATCTCTGAAAATGGAGTTCTATTGGATTCTACAAATCTTGGTGCTGAATGGAACGTAACGTATTTTAACGGAACAAAATTTAAAGACTTCTCTATTGTTACAGAAGACCAATTGTTCCTTGTAATGGAAAATGGAGAACTACTTCGATACAATCGAAACGGAATTTCCTATAAGCCCGTATTCACCGGTGTATTAAAAATGTCTGCAAATAAAATCACATTTTTCAATGAAACTATCGGTTTTATATTGGATACGAATGGAACCCTATGGAAAACAAAAGATGGTGGAGATAGTTTTGTACCACAAAAAATTTCCACAAACAGCATCAACGATATTGAAGCACTAAACCCAATGACTCTATTTGTGGTAGGAGATCGCGGAACTATATTAAAATCTGAAGATGGCGGGAACAATTGGCTCAATATATCGCACAAGAGAAATTCTTATAAAAAACTATGGATTCTATCAGATTCCAACGGGCCGGTTATTTTAGTTTTAAACGACATAGGAGAAATTTTACAATCTTTTGATAGTGGGGTAAAATGGGTTTCTTATCAAGATATTTCAAAAGCCAAACCGACTGCAATGATTACAATCAATCCTAAAGTTGTCTTTACTTCATTTAAAGAAGAAAAGCAAAAAGAAGCTCCAAACTCAGAGGTAAGTACCAAAACTGTTAGTGGAGATATTCTTTCTGTAGGAGAATTTAGAAAAATTTCAATCGGAGATATTCAAGATAAAACAATTGTATGGGAAAACATACAAGGTGGAGGGAGTGTATTTTCTCTATATTCTATTTTTGGATTTATAGTACCTCTCTTTGGAGTTTGGATTTTTTTTCTTAGTTTATTTTTACTTATACCCAACGACCGAGTTCCATTTTTATCTGCTGCAATCGGAGCCTGTGTAACAGGTGTGATTTTTCTAATGTTTTCTATTTTTTTCAAATTCTACGTTACGTCCTTTAGCGAAACTACAATGATAATCTACAGAGCACTTGCTGTAATTCCAATTTCTTTACTCGGGGTTTATAGCTTGTCACTCATCGTATTGTTTGGAGCCGAAATTACCGCCACCTTGCACCATAAAGAAAGGTATCTTTTACCTGAGCACCCATTTGTGGAAATTGATGAAAGTTTACAGAATGGTTTTTATAAAGGAGTGAGCTTTCTTCAAGAAATTTATAGATCTCAAAGAGACAAAGGAACTCTCCTATCCAATAGAGAGTTACAAAAAAAATTGAATTTTGGAATCACTGACTATGAGAATTTAGAAAGGAAACTCCAAGAATCAAATCTAATAACGGTTAGCACGCAAGGCGAAGTATGTCCGGTGAAAAGATCCGAAGATTTGTCTTTATATTCAGTCTATGAAATACTCGTAGGAGAATCATTTCACTGTCCTTTGAACGAAGAAAATTTAGAAAATACAAAAAAGCTCACCGCTCATTTTCAACTGTTAGGAAATACAGTAAAGAGCCAATTTTCATCTATCCATTTTAGTGATTTGATTTAA
- a CDS encoding thermonuclease family protein, with product MVKIILPLFLISFLSLFSEEILTGKVVGVSDGDTIRLYSKEDNTQYKIRLSGIDAPEKNQTHGRKSKQALSDFIFGKIVEVSVQGEDKYKRILGYIKSENQNINLEMVKTGNAWVYRKYNRSKEYIEAERIAKDKKIGLWNLEDPIPPWEFRKEKKKSKKKKWIFHF from the coding sequence ATGGTCAAAATAATTCTTCCACTATTCCTTATATCTTTTTTGAGTCTGTTCTCCGAAGAAATCCTTACAGGGAAGGTAGTGGGCGTAAGTGATGGAGATACGATTCGTCTATATAGTAAAGAGGATAACACCCAATATAAGATTCGTTTATCAGGAATTGATGCACCGGAAAAAAACCAAACGCATGGAAGAAAATCCAAACAAGCTCTATCGGATTTTATTTTTGGAAAAATTGTAGAAGTTAGTGTACAAGGAGAAGATAAATACAAAAGAATTTTAGGCTATATCAAATCAGAAAACCAAAATATAAATTTAGAAATGGTAAAAACAGGAAATGCTTGGGTGTATAGAAAGTACAACCGCTCTAAAGAATATATTGAAGCAGAGAGAATAGCAAAAGACAAAAAAATCGGTCTTTGGAATTTAGAAGATCCAATTCCTCCTTGGGAGTTTCGTAAAGAAAAGAAAAAATCAAAAAAGAAAAAGTGGATTTTTCATTTCTAA